A region of Candidatus Desulfarcum epimagneticum DNA encodes the following proteins:
- a CDS encoding DNA polymerase III subunit beta gives MTLNSGLTKLDMETIIRVFEKYPEIETAVLYGSRAMGAYQKGSDIDIALKGKKLTSGICSHVHFELEEETLLPYFFDITDYQNIKNEKLKDHIDRVGKVIYGIGGGDQIFTQTP, from the coding sequence ATGACATTGAATAGCGGCTTGACAAAACTGGATATGGAAACCATTATCCGGGTTTTCGAGAAATACCCGGAAATTGAAACGGCTGTTCTGTACGGCTCCCGCGCTATGGGCGCGTATCAGAAAGGCTCCGACATTGATATTGCGTTAAAGGGAAAAAAGCTTACCTCCGGCATCTGTTCGCACGTCCATTTTGAGTTGGAAGAAGAGACCCTTCTGCCTTATTTTTTTGATATCACGGATTATCAGAACATTAAAAATGAAAAACTTAAGGATCATATTGACCGGGTTGGGAAAGTGATTTATGGGATTGGCGGTGGTGATCAAATTTTCACGCAGACGCCTTGA